A window from Cryptomeria japonica chromosome 1, Sugi_1.0, whole genome shotgun sequence encodes these proteins:
- the LOC131044623 gene encoding uncharacterized protein LOC131044623: MVSQRIWVGQSQVVRDLEEWELCEEIFWKRKAQIDWLQEGNGNTAFFHKSVQALWNGGYISSLVNSKSIHLTSLQDLCCEATQYYSALFSEDSPPAGAGENMVLACIPTLVTNLMNKSLMCPVSLPELKEVVLERLKVWLPNLISGEKGGFVASRQILDGVVITSEAIHSMAISRDKSMFIKLDMAKAYDRVKWRFLEKLLISFGFSQEWVNWMMSCVTPYSFSVIINDELSILFGASRGLHQGDPLSPYVFILMAEGLGRFIKARVSQGLIQGWSWVHGIPTLSHFQFVDDTTLLGAAHLQEAEYFRQTLDIYLASSS; this comes from the exons ATGGTTTCTCAAAGGATTTGGGTAGGGCAGTCTCAAGTTGTGAGGGATTTAGAAGAGTGGGAGCTTTGTGAAGAGATTTTTTGGAAGCGAAAGGCTcagattgattggcttcaagaaggGAATGGGAATACAGCCTTTTTTCATAAATCGGTGCAAGCTCTTTGGAATGGGGGTTATATCTCCTCTTTGGTGAATTCTAAAAGCATTCATCTAACTTCTCTTCAAGATTTGTGTTGTGAAGCTACTCAGTACTATTCTGCTCTCTTTTCAGAAGATTCACCTCCAGCTGGAGCTGGGGAGAATATGGTTCTTGCTTGTATCCCCACTTTAGTCACCAATTTGATGAATAAGTCCCTTATGTGTCCAGTTTCTTTGCCTGAGTTGAAGGAGGTGGTTTTGG AGAGGCTCAAAGTGTGGCTCCCGAATTTAATATCAGGGGAGAAAGGAGGTTTTGTGGCTAGTAGACAAATTTTAGATGGGGTGGTGATCACTTCTGAAGCCATTCACTCTATGGCGATTTCTAGAGATAAATCTATGTTCATCAAGCTAGATATGGCCAAAGCGTATGATAGAGTTAAGTGGCGCTTCTTAGAAAAACTTCTAATTTCTTTTGGTTTTAGTCAAGAGTGGGTCAATTGGATGATGAGTTGTGTTACTCCTTATTCCTTCTCTGTTATTATCAATGATGAGTTGTCTATAttatttggtgcttctaggggtcttcatCAGGGGGATCCTCTTTCTCCCTATGTGTTTATTCTTATGGCGGAAGGCTTGGGTAGATTTATTAAGGCTAGAGTTTCTCAGGGATTGATTCAAGGTTGGAGTTGGGTTCATGGGATACCCACACTTTCTCATtttcaatttgtggatgacactactCTTTTGGGGGCTGCTCATCTTCAGGAAGCCGAGTATTTCAGACAAACATTAGATATTTATTTGGCTTCTTCAAGTTAG